GAGGCGTGGCGAAGTAGTTCGACACGTGGGCGAGCGTCGCGGCCTGCTTCGAGATCGCGTCGACGAACACCGGGTGCGCGTGCCCCAGAGACGTCACGGCGATGCCGGCGAGGAAATCGAGGTAGCGCTTGCCCTGGTCGTCCCAGAGGTAGGAGCCCTCGCCGCGTGTGAGCAGCGCGAACCGCTCGCCCGCGTTGAGCACCAGATCCCGTGCTGCGTCTTCCTGCCAGACGGTCATGCCGTCACCCCTGATTCTCCGAGTACCACTTCAGTTCCGATTCCTTCGCTGGTGAAGAGTTCGACGAGCACCGAGTGCGGCACGCGTCCGTCGATGATGGCCGCGGCATCCACTCCGCCCTCGACCGCGTCGAGGCATGCGCGCATCTTCGGGATCATTCCCGATTCCAACGACGGGAGCATCTCGATGAGCTGTGCGGACGTGAGGTGCGAGACGAGCGACTCCCGGTTGGGCCAGTCCGCGTAGAGACCGGGCACGTCGGTGAGGACGACGAGCTTGCGAGCGTTCAACGCGATGGCGAGGGCGGATGCTGCGGCATCCGCGTTCACATTGAGTGACTGACCGGGGTGATCCAGGTCGGGAGCGATGCTGGAGATCACCGGTATGCGTCCGGCGGCCAGGTGGTCGAGCACGGCGGTGGGGTCCACCTCGACGACGTCGCCGACGCGTCCGAGGTCGACATTCTCGCCATCGATCACGACGCCGCGCCGGCGACCGCCGAACAGCCCGGCGTCCTCGCCGCTCAGCCCGGTCGCGATCGGGCCGTGCGAGTTGATCTTGGCGACGAGCTGGGGGTTGACCTGACCGGTGAGCACCATGCGCACGACGCTGATCGCCTCGGTGTTGGTGACGCGGTAGCCGCCTTTGAACTCGCTGGGGATCGCGAGCCGATCAAGCATGTTCGAGATCTGCGGGCCACCGCCGTGGACGACGACCGGCTGCACTCCGACGTACCGGAGGTAGGCGATGTCCTGCGCGAACGCCTCCTGCAGCTCGTCCGAGACCATGGCATTGCCGCCGTATTTGACCACCACGATCTGGTCGCGGAACTTCTTCAGCCACGGCAGCGATCCGATCAGAGTCGTCGCCTTGAGCGCCGCGATGTCAGCGGGCGTGTCCTGGATGCCCGTCATGAGGCGTACGCGCTGTTCTCGTGCACGTAATCATGCGTGAGGTCGTTCGTGCGGATGGTCGCCTGGGCCTCGCCCACCTGTAGATCGATCAGCAGATCTGTGGCGCGCGGAGTGAGGTCGACTTCTTCCCGCGGCCGGTCGGGGCCGCCCTCGGAGCACACCCGTACGCCGTTCATCCAGACGTCGACGTTGTAAGGGTCGAACTGCGCGCTGGTGGTTCCGATCGCCGCCAGAACGCGGCCCCAGTTCGGATCGTTGCCGAAGATGGCGGCCTTGAAGAGGTTGTTGCGTGCGACCGAGCGCCCGACCTCCACGGCGTCCTGCTCCGAGGCCGCGTTGGTGACACGGATCGTGATGTCATGGCTCGCGCCTTCGGCGTCGCCCTGCAGCTTGATCGCGAGTTCATCGCTGAGTTCGGTGAGCGCGGCCGCGAACTCGTCGAGGTCGGGCCGGATGCCACTGGCACCGTTGGCGAGGAGCGTCACCTGGTCGTTGGTCGACATGCAGCCGTCGGAGTCGAGCCGGTCGAAGGTCTGTCCTGTCGCGCGGCGCAGCGCGGTGTCCGCGTCGAGCGCGTCGAGGTCGGCGTCCGTGGTGATGACGACGAGCATCGTGGCAAGACCTGGCGCCAGC
The DNA window shown above is from Microbacterium murale and carries:
- the argB gene encoding acetylglutamate kinase is translated as MTGIQDTPADIAALKATTLIGSLPWLKKFRDQIVVVKYGGNAMVSDELQEAFAQDIAYLRYVGVQPVVVHGGGPQISNMLDRLAIPSEFKGGYRVTNTEAISVVRMVLTGQVNPQLVAKINSHGPIATGLSGEDAGLFGGRRRGVVIDGENVDLGRVGDVVEVDPTAVLDHLAAGRIPVISSIAPDLDHPGQSLNVNADAAASALAIALNARKLVVLTDVPGLYADWPNRESLVSHLTSAQLIEMLPSLESGMIPKMRACLDAVEGGVDAAAIIDGRVPHSVLVELFTSEGIGTEVVLGESGVTA
- the argJ gene encoding bifunctional glutamate N-acetyltransferase/amino-acid acetyltransferase ArgJ gives rise to the protein MSVTAPQGFEAAGVAAGLKSTGKPDVAVVVNRGPRRIGAAVFTSNRAKANPIIWSQQVILDRTVEAVVLNSGGANCFTGAFGFQTTHQTAEKAAELLDVSAGDILVCSTGLIGTGDEEFRSKVLAGTEQAIGELSADGGDAAAQAIMTTDTVAKTAIVTRDGWTIGGMAKGAGMLAPGLATMLVVITTDADLDALDADTALRRATGQTFDRLDSDGCMSTNDQVTLLANGASGIRPDLDEFAAALTELSDELAIKLQGDAEGASHDITIRVTNAASEQDAVEVGRSVARNNLFKAAIFGNDPNWGRVLAAIGTTSAQFDPYNVDVWMNGVRVCSEGGPDRPREEVDLTPRATDLLIDLQVGEAQATIRTNDLTHDYVHENSAYAS